In a single window of the Tellurirhabdus bombi genome:
- a CDS encoding helix-turn-helix domain-containing protein — protein sequence MENPLDVILKRFDQQDRQISTLTSMVARLQGEKETAAKPMNAAEAADFLHMKKNALYQKIGQIPHRKINKRLLFFRSELLAYIEKNAVHSHTEA from the coding sequence ATGGAAAATCCCTTAGACGTCATCCTTAAGCGGTTCGATCAGCAGGATCGCCAGATCTCGACCCTGACCAGTATGGTAGCCAGGCTTCAGGGCGAAAAAGAGACGGCCGCAAAACCTATGAATGCGGCCGAGGCGGCCGACTTTCTGCACATGAAGAAAAACGCGCTCTACCAGAAGATTGGCCAGATTCCGCACCGCAAGATCAACAAACGTCTGCTTTTCTTCCGATCTGAGCTACTGGCCTACATCGAAAAGAACGCCGTCCATAGTCACACGGAAGCTTAA
- a CDS encoding phage replication initiation protein, NGO0469 family — translation MKIIASAGEGGFTRQLIEPDLYYAVCCRLIDIGTIDDAYQGKPKKTHKILVSWELPDVRQIFNPDKGPEPRIISKEFTLSLGDQAHLRRILKSWRGRDFTPDELREFNIVNLLGARCMLNIGHYQGKDGNTYEEITAVTKAPKDYQPTHPPQMPVQGLAYDEFDFTLFDSLSEKLKDKIKSSDEYKRMTSQETVASQAEQHDDYDDLPF, via the coding sequence ATGAAAATCATCGCTTCTGCTGGCGAGGGCGGCTTTACGCGCCAACTCATCGAGCCGGACTTGTATTACGCCGTCTGTTGCCGTCTGATTGATATCGGTACCATCGACGATGCCTACCAGGGCAAGCCCAAGAAAACCCACAAGATTCTCGTTAGCTGGGAACTGCCCGACGTGCGGCAAATCTTCAATCCCGACAAAGGCCCCGAGCCGCGCATCATCAGCAAGGAGTTTACCCTCTCGCTGGGTGATCAGGCCCATCTGCGCCGCATTTTGAAATCGTGGCGGGGCCGGGACTTTACGCCCGATGAACTGAGGGAGTTTAATATTGTCAATCTGTTGGGGGCGCGCTGCATGCTCAACATTGGCCACTACCAGGGCAAAGACGGCAACACCTATGAGGAAATTACCGCCGTCACCAAAGCCCCAAAGGATTATCAGCCTACGCACCCGCCGCAGATGCCAGTGCAGGGACTAGCCTACGACGAGTTCGACTTTACCCTGTTTGATTCGCTTTCAGAAAAACTCAAAGACAAAATCAAATCGTCCGATGAGTACAAGCGCATGACCTCGCAGGAAACCGTAGCCAGCCAGGCTGAGCAGCACGATGATTACGACGATCTACCTTTCTAA